The uncultured Paludibaculum sp. sequence TGACGATCAGTTCTTTCTCGACGGAGTCGAGGCTGAGCCCCTGCACCGGCAGATCGAGACTGACGGCTGCCGCCGCCGGACGGGCCTTGCGCAGCATCTCCGGCAGGTCCTCCTCGGTGATTGTGTTCCCGCGGCTGAGGACGACAATGCGCTCGACGATGTTCTCGAGCTCGCGGATGTTGCCGGGCCAGCGATAACTTTGGAAGAACGGGATCAGCCGCTCGGGCAGGATCAGGTCCGGCCGGCCCACCTTCTCCTTCGACTTCAGGAAGAAATTCTGCACGAGTTCAGGGATGTCCTCAGAGCGCTCACGTAGAGGCGGCAGCTCGAGGGGTATGACGGCCAGGCGGTAGTAGAGATCCTCGCGAAACGCCGCATCTTCGATCATGGCCTGCAGATTGCGATGTGTAGCCGCGATGATGCGGACGTCCACCCGGCTGGCGGTGGGCGCACCGACCTTTTCGATCTCGCCCTGCTGGATGAGCCGCAGGAGTTTGGCCTGCACCTCCATCGGCAGCTCTCCGATCTCGTCGAGGAAGAGGGTCCCGCCGTTGGCGAGTTCGACCTTGCCCTGCTGATGAGCGATGGCCCCGGTGAACGAGCCCTTCACGTGGCCGAACAGCTCGCTTTCCAGCAGATCGCGCGGGATGGCTCCGCAGTTGATCGTGACGAACGCGCGCTGGTTGCGCGGGCTGTTCTGGTGGATGGCGCGGGCCAGCAGTTCCTTGCCGGTGCCTGTTTCGGCACGAATGAGAATCGTGGAATTCGTCTGGGCCGCGCGGGAGGCCATGTCGAGGACCGTCAGCAGCGTCTCCGACTGTCCGATGATACTCTCGAAGCCATACTTGCGGTCGAGGTTGGTGCGGAGGGTGCGAACTTCCTCTATGAGGCGCGAGTGCTCCAGGGCACGGCGCACCAGCAGATTCAGCTCCTCAAAGTCGATGGGCTTGGTGAGGTAATCATAGGCGCCGGACTTCACGGCCTCGACCGCGTTCTGAATGGTGCCGAAGGCGGTGATGATCACCACCGGCAGATCCGGGTTCGTTTCGCGCAAATTACGCAGCAGGTCGAGGCCCGACTGGCCGGGCATCCGCAGATCGGTCAGAACCAGCGCCGGCGGGTCGTTCGCGGCGATGGTCTGCGCCTCCTCGGCCGAACCGGCGGTCAGCACGGTGTAGCCGGAATCTTCCAGTTGAGTCTGGACCACCCAACGCAGGTTCGCGTCGTCGTCCACCAGCAAGATGCGCTGTGCAGTCATACTCCCTTTCGTTGCAGCGGCAGATGCACGCTGAAGGTCATGCCTTTGCCGGGATTGCGGCGAGCATCCAACCAGCCGTGCATCTGGCCCACGATCTGGTGAGCCACGGGCAGGCCCAGGCCGGTACCGTTTTCCTTGGTGGTGAAGAATGGGTCGAAGAGCTTATCGATGTCACCGGGCGCCACACCGGAGCCCTCGTCGTGGACGCGGATCCAGACATTGCGGCGGTCCGCGCCGGCCTCCAGCAGGACCGTCGCGCCATCCGGACTGGCCTCGACA is a genomic window containing:
- a CDS encoding sigma-54 dependent transcriptional regulator is translated as MTAQRILLVDDDANLRWVVQTQLEDSGYTVLTAGSAEEAQTIAANDPPALVLTDLRMPGQSGLDLLRNLRETNPDLPVVIITAFGTIQNAVEAVKSGAYDYLTKPIDFEELNLLVRRALEHSRLIEEVRTLRTNLDRKYGFESIIGQSETLLTVLDMASRAAQTNSTILIRAETGTGKELLARAIHQNSPRNQRAFVTINCGAIPRDLLESELFGHVKGSFTGAIAHQQGKVELANGGTLFLDEIGELPMEVQAKLLRLIQQGEIEKVGAPTASRVDVRIIAATHRNLQAMIEDAAFREDLYYRLAVIPLELPPLRERSEDIPELVQNFFLKSKEKVGRPDLILPERLIPFFQSYRWPGNIRELENIVERIVVLSRGNTITEEDLPEMLRKARPAAAAVSLDLPVQGLSLDSVEKELIVKALEMSSWNQTHAARYLDISRKTLIYRMEKHGIRRKGTDSAALERA